One genomic segment of Amycolatopsis sp. WQ 127309 includes these proteins:
- a CDS encoding sigma-70 family RNA polymerase sigma factor, translating to MASWLLTESTSFRRAAMARSSNESATLGRVFYVRAHPDFVTSSDVFAMARSSFAWLVTGPEPVSVDGREIDGLPPRLFPLDKLGTVLLDPACPQQTRDGVWAYLITRSRAEGGTWTVACVGLALPMLLRVAALVTRRFSGDTHDLNAAVLTGFLHGLREVDLVRPAILARLYWAVYREGLAALHEAAGSPTPVADLELRTAPAPRPEGHPDLVLAAAVAAGVITADEAGLIAETRLGELSLTQAAHARGRSYKATQKFRERAEARLAAHLSSPAGDGPAPARSRRSGRVTPTRPSLLSVTATGASSERKVRRPVSPEDPESGIAARGIPQPARRRTCASRSAIGPTAHTVREVRSCD from the coding sequence ATGGCGTCCTGGTTGCTCACCGAAAGCACGAGCTTCAGGAGAGCCGCCATGGCCCGTTCCTCTAATGAATCCGCAACCCTCGGGCGCGTGTTTTATGTACGCGCCCATCCTGATTTCGTCACCAGCTCGGATGTGTTCGCGATGGCGCGGTCAAGTTTCGCGTGGCTGGTGACCGGGCCGGAACCGGTCAGCGTCGACGGCCGCGAGATTGACGGCCTGCCGCCGCGGCTGTTTCCACTGGACAAGCTCGGCACGGTGCTGCTCGATCCCGCCTGTCCTCAGCAGACCCGCGACGGCGTGTGGGCGTATCTGATCACGCGCTCGCGCGCCGAAGGCGGGACGTGGACGGTGGCGTGCGTCGGGCTGGCGCTACCGATGCTGCTGCGCGTCGCGGCGCTCGTGACGCGCCGGTTCTCCGGCGATACCCACGACCTCAACGCGGCGGTGCTGACCGGTTTCCTGCACGGGCTGCGCGAGGTTGATCTGGTTCGGCCGGCGATCCTCGCGCGGCTCTACTGGGCCGTTTACCGCGAGGGCCTCGCGGCCCTGCACGAGGCTGCCGGCAGCCCGACTCCCGTCGCCGATCTCGAACTGCGAACGGCCCCCGCGCCTCGGCCGGAAGGTCACCCGGATCTGGTTCTCGCAGCCGCCGTCGCGGCCGGGGTGATCACCGCCGACGAAGCCGGACTGATCGCCGAGACCCGCCTGGGCGAACTCAGCTTGACGCAGGCGGCGCACGCCCGCGGCCGCTCCTACAAGGCCACTCAGAAGTTCCGCGAACGCGCCGAGGCTCGCCTCGCCGCGCACCTCTCGTCGCCGGCCGGCGACGGTCCTGCACCGGCCCGGTCGCGACGGTCGGGCCGTGTCACGCCCACTCGCCCGTCGTTGCTCAGCGTGACCGCTACTGGCGCGAGTTCGGAGCGAAAAGTGCGTCGCCCGGTGTCGCCGGAGGACCCGGAATCCGGCATTGCCGCACGCGGGATCCCTCAGCCC